The genome window CGCAGCCTTTCCTTGTATTGTTTTCTTTAGTATAATAGCCTTCCTGTTCATCGAGTATCTACAAACTTGTATGAGATTGTCTAATTTCTGGTGTCGACTTGCCATTGATACCATTTCCATCAGTGACCCGCTTTGAATCCCCAACTCCAGCAGCAAAAGCAAGAACTTCAGGTGCTATATCTATACTTCCACTCCTCCTTCCCCAACTAGAACGTCTTGGATGCGAGGCAACGTGTCTCTCTGTGCTCTCTGTTCGGAGACTCCTGCTTAAATCTTGGGACCTATCGGCCTCACTTACTCGGGGGCCCTTGTTTACTCCATCATCGTTGCTAAATTGCCCTTCATAATCGCCCATCTCTCCTGAAGCGTCATTCCAGAATGGCTTCCTCCCCATCTCTATGTCACTCATGGCTCTCCCCATGACAGGACTAACAAAGTTGGCGCCGACTGGTGCAGGAAGAACAGGATCTTTTGGAACTTTTGCCCTGAAATTGTTCTTGGATGGAGAAATACTAGTGCAGAATACCTCCATGAAGTTCTTAATTGTGCCTTTGTTGAATGGGTTCTCTCGTCCATCATACCGGTATCTAAAGTTTTCATAAGTAGACTGCCAATGCACAACAAAATAGAACTCTAACGTTACAAGatcggaaagaaaaaaaaacatgaattcAAAAGTATAGATGGATCTACATGAATAAGCATCACCACACACAGCACAGCAAAATTGTTTAATGAATGAGTTTCTAACCTGGTTCATACTGATGAGGTATGAGTGGAACACAGTAAGACCGCCGACAAACCAAAAGGCAATGAAACTGTAAATAATGAGCGCAATGGAGGCAGGAGTCTTTATTAGCGCTTTCCAAATTGATATATCCTCGCCGTGCATGATCCTCACAACGTAGACCCAGCAAAACCCCTGTACATATAAGCAAAGAAGAGTCGCAGAGAACACGAACATGAAGAAGAACCTGTAGTTCCGCTGCACACAGAAATCAAAGGCAGGTTTACATAAATTTGAGCaattgttttgagtttttgcgATTCTTCTAATCAATTATAAATTAGTCATCCAATCAAACTAAGCACCTCCGCAGAAGTGAAAATATTAATAGAAAAGCACCAAAGTTTAGATCCTGAAAGAATGTCCCTTACCAATCCAATACATTGGCCAACCCAAGGGCAGTGATGGTCGAATCGCTGCACGCAGTTATTGCATATGGAACAGTGAGAACAACGAGGAGGTCTGTAAAGCATGCAGGTGTCACAGTATTTGATCTTCACAGTAATACCATTGATAACTACTTCCTTTATGCGTGGAAAACGTGACTGTTGCGATTCACTTGACCCACTCTCCATACTCGCATCATA of Malus sylvestris chromosome 6, drMalSylv7.2, whole genome shotgun sequence contains these proteins:
- the LOC126626972 gene encoding probable protein S-acyltransferase 7, with protein sequence MMDAESHHRHRPSPDGGAAAGGQELVRTYKTWKGSNIFLLGGRLIFGPDVRSLPLTVFLLTVPVAVFCIFVGRKLIDHLGISVIVAVSLWTLLVLVFLMLTSGRDPGIVPRNISPPEPEDYDASMESGSSESQQSRFPRIKEVVINGITVKIKYCDTCMLYRPPRCSHCSICNNCVQRFDHHCPWVGQCIGLRNYRFFFMFVFSATLLCLYVQGFCWVYVVRIMHGEDISIWKALIKTPASIALIIYSFIAFWFVGGLTVFHSYLISMNQSTYENFRYRYDGRENPFNKGTIKNFMEVFCTSISPSKNNFRAKVPKDPVLPAPVGANFVSPVMGRAMSDIEMGRKPFWNDASGEMGDYEGQFSNDDGVNKGPRVSEADRSQDLSRSLRTESTERHVASHPRRSSWGRRSGSIDIAPEVLAFAAGVGDSKRVTDGNGINGKSTPEIRQSHTSL